A genomic window from Osmia bicornis bicornis chromosome 6, iOsmBic2.1, whole genome shotgun sequence includes:
- the LOC114877330 gene encoding probable serine/threonine-protein kinase yakA isoform X1 — protein sequence MERAISTSDSCTKRLSTITEYSESAIDSDNNDLSESPEEREEDHAIPTDDFANEQHETGTEVKYFLVDDSPMAKFSRSIKWIYKKLPVGGGGAVLVLSELESMAARQQREIAQQRRLLEQREARLAVLRGAQEPAQQEQLARLRHRLDQQQSKLNRLRLLRSQTDQSRANNATLTSDLDCIRALFNEKEKELSLAVAKVEELTRQLEELRGRQNAAGTGSGGGGGGGVGGGGVGGGGSGHLSTPASAELEKLRRELMYRNKMNEQQNQVVSQQRLALAQRQAEMASIDARIAQLQGRLQRKRALNQRLSQQLGSGNRTNANTAFADSKLDFNAGGKSRPAGNIAAIEPYSHIPNDNDFNLNKNDPKYQTLPYNTKFTVNFKTAEDDVNKNKIQHSASASQLGQRAAFQQFGHQIAHSQSQSHIQGQSQLLGTNQQHNQNIGNQPVNMQQTCNNNNNNNNNNNNNNNNNANNNLISSPHNFSPDGLSQNIRIHHQQQQQTQQQHGNVQQKQHNVGSSTSNLGTTVSITQTQNHRNLQTHQKPVSSVAPSFSVKSQIYQTSSTKIHPVMPQTLSLIGRGHTNAQNFASLSNQNANQQQSNQSVPSNQTSNQEQQTYASRHNYPGIQQHSTQANTHVSSSVVYQSQNSPNPPNNPTIHTSSGGSSFGNSVQRYNQTQPLTSPVSNNEQTDKMKFEQGKCQDKFEHALPAKHEQQRYESNPVFKYDPHQMKYEHPKYDQHGKYEQANQPAKLYEQSNKHEQTGNQTNKYDNGKIEQTKHEQIHGVKYDPNQNTQQYGKHDQHEVRPSVKYDHNAPFKLDPSNKYETAGQQFKQEPVKFDNSQSKYEQGPTTKHEHNGKFDIPTKASDKTFEFDRLKNENERKSLNEIRGEDKTKPALPPKPSKPNPPPRLTHHEKVDAADGIGDGKNNMGISPRTEKEEEVPPIPTSEPPESPTETQFANHQIIKARPLTLKKAPISEQPKLRYAKSNVHVSINRRIEMPPAFLFPETEIPADLMQTEQQQQQQTQQQPQIIDTTDNCKKLINEDVISNEKLEEADIIDALNVINIEDKAKKDSERRTTELEVDGKSNEVMRRKKGNLKSSTGKANLSRRVSFDPLALLLDASLEGELELVKKTAKEVANPSSANDEGITALHNAICAGHLEIVMFLVEFGCDVNAQDSDGWTPLHCAASCNNLSMVRFLVEHGACIFATTLSDHETAAEKCEEDEEGFDGCSEYLYSVQEKLGIMNNGQVYAVFDYEAQHSDELTLKNGDSLVVLRKGDDNEREWWWSKLGHKEGYVPRNLLGLYPRVQPAKVD from the exons TTACCAGTGGGCGGGGGTGGTGCTGTGCTGGTGCTCAGCGAGCTTGAAAGCATGGCGGCCAGGCAGCAGCGGGAAATAGCCCAGCAAAGGAGGCTGCTGGAGCAGAGAGAGGCCCGTCTGGCCGTGCTTCGAGGCGCACAG GAGCCAGCACAGCAGGAACAACTCGCCAGATTGAGGCACAGGCTGGACCAACAACAAAGCAAACTGAATCGGTTGCGATTGCTTAGATCGCAGACCGATCAGTCGCGTGCCAACAACGCCACTTTGA CCTCGGACCTGGACTGCATTAGGGCGTTGTTcaatgaaaaggaaaaggagcTTTCTCTGGCTGTGGCGAAGGTGGAAGAGCTGACGCGACAACTggaggagctacgaggccgacAGAACGCTGCCGGGACCGGAAGCGGAGGCGGAGGTGGCGGAGGTGTCGGTGGAGGAGGCGTTGGCGGTGGCGGCAGTGGACACTTGTCGACACCCGCCAGCGCCGAGCTGGAAAAGCTTAGAAGAGAGCTTATG TATCGTAACAAGATGAACGAGCAGCAGAACCAAGTGGTGTCCCAGCAACGATTGGCCTTGGCGCAGCGACAAGCGGAAATGGCGTCGATCGACGCGAGGATAGCTCAGCTTCAGGGTCGTCTACAGCGCAAGAGAGCGTTAAACCAACGGCTCAGCCAACAATTAGGATCCGGGAATCGTACCAACGCGAACACCGCCTTCGCAGACTCCAAGTTGGACTTCAACGCCGGAGGGAAGTCCAGACCTGCTGGTAACATAGCGGCCATCGAACCCTACTCTCATATACCGAACGACAACGATTTCAATCTGAACAAGAATGACCCAAAGTATCAGACGTTGCCGTACAACACGAAATTTACGGTCAATTTCAAAACTGCCGAGGATGACGTTAATAAGAACAAGATTCAACATTCAGCCAGCGCTTCACAATTGGGTCAAAGGGCAGCCTTCCAACAGTTTGGTCATCAGATCGCTCATAGCCAGTCTCAGTCGCATATTCAAG GTCAGTCTCAATTACTAGGGACAAACCAGCAGCACAACCAAAACATCGGAAACCAACCGGTGAACATGCAGCAGACttgcaataacaataacaacaacaacaacaataacaataataataataacaacaatgCGAACAACAATCTGATCAGCTCGCCTCATAACTTTAGCCCGGATGGACTGTCGCAGAATATCCGGATTCACCatcagcaacaacagcaaacACAACAGCAACACGGAAACGTACAACAAAAGCAGCACAACGTAGGCTCGTCGACGTCGAATCTCGGTACAACAGTGTCCATCACGCAAACTCAGAACCATAGAAACCTTCAAACTCATCAGAAACCGGTGTCCAGCGTGGCTCCAAGTTTCTCCGTCAAGTCTCAGATCTATCAGACCTCATCCACCAAGATTCATCCAGTCATGCCTCAAACGTTAAGTCTGATAGGTCGTGGACACACAAACGCGCAAAATTTCGCCAGTCTGAGCAATCAGAATGCTAATCAGCAACAGTCTAACCAATCGGTTCCAAGCAATCAGACGTCGAACCAGGAACAGCAAACCTACGCCTCCAGACACAATTATCCTGGCATCCAACAGCACTCCACCCAAGCGAACACCCACGTATCTTCCTCGGTAGTCTATCAGTCTCAAAATTCACCTAATCCACCTAACAATCCAACGATTCACACCTCATCCGGTGGAAGTAGCTTCGGTAACTCGGTCCAGAGGTATAACCAAACGCAACCCTTAACAAGTCCTGTGTCTAATAACGAACAGACCGACAAGATGAAGTTCGAGCAAGGAAAATGTCAGGATAAGTTCGAACACGCGTTGCCAGCTAAACACGAACAGCAGAGGTACGAGTCTAACCCGGTGTTCAAGTACGACCCCCATCAGATGAAGTACGAGCATCCAAAGTACGATCAACACGGGAAGTACGAGCAGGCTAATCAACCGGCGAAACTTTACGAGCAATCTAACAAGCACGAACAGACTGGTAATCAGACGAACAAATACGACAACGGGAAGATCGAGCAAACGAAGCACGAGCAAATTCACGGGGTTAAGTACGATCCCAATCAGAATACTCAACAGTACGGTAAACACGATCAGCACGAAGTGAGGCCTTCTGTAAAATACGATCACAACGCACCGTTTAAACTTGATCCATCGAATAAGTACGAGACTGCAGGGCAACAGTTCAAGCAGGAACCGGTAAAGTTCGATAATAGTCAAAGCAAGTACGAACAGGGCCCTACCACGAAGCACGAGCACAACGGGAAGTTTGATATTCCGACAAAGGCGTCCGATAAAACGTTCGAGTTCGATAGGCTGAAGAACGAGAACGAAAGGAAGAGTCTGAACGAGATAAGAGGAGAGGATAAGACGAAACCTGCGCTACCTCCCAAACCGAGCAAACCTAATCCTCCGCCGAGACTGACCCATCATGAAAAAGTGGACGCTGCGGATGGAATTGGAGATGGCAAGAATAACATGGGGATCAGTCCTAG GAcagagaaggaagaagaagtaCCACCGATACCCACCTCGGAACCACCTGAATCGCCCACGGAGACTCAATTCGCGAACCATCAAATCATCAAGGCTAGACCTCTGACCCTGAAGAAGGCCCCGATCTCCGAGCAACCAAAGCTGCGTTACGCCAAGTCGAATGTCCATGTGTCGATAAACCGACGGATTGAGATGCCACCGGCGTTCCTCTTCCCCGAGACCGAAATTCCAGCTGACCTGATGCAAACGgagcaacaacagcaacaacagaCCCAACAGCAACCACAGATCATCGACACGACGGACAATTGTAAGAAGCTGATCAACGAGGATGTTATCAGTAACGAGAAGCTCGAAGAGGCAGACATCATCGACGCGTTGAACGTCATCAACATCGAGGACAAGGCAAAGAAGGATTCCGAGAGACGAACAACGGAACTGGAAGTAGACGGAAAGAGCAACGAGGTGATGAGGAGGAAGAAAGGGAATCTAAAGTCCAGTACAGGAAAAGCAAATCTTTCGAGGAGGGTGTCCTTCGATCCTCTGGCTCTTTTGTTGGACGCCAGCCTCGAAGGAGAGCTGGAACTGGTGAAGAAAACCGCTAAAGAGGTGGCGAATCCTAGTTCAGCGAACGACGAAGGCATCACGGCGCTTCATAATGCTATTTGCGCCGGTCATCTGGAGATTGTTATGTTTCTCGTTGAATTCGGGTGCGACGTGAACGCCCAGGACAGCGATGGCTG GACCCCGTTGCACTGTGCCGCGAGTTGTAACAATCTGTCGATGGTGAGGTTCCTGGTGGAGCATGGAGCTTGTATATTCGCCACCACTCTCTCAGATCACGAAACAGCCGCAGAGAAGTGCGAAGAAGACGAGGAGGGCTTCGATGGCTGCTCAGAATACTTGTACA GTGTTCAAGAGAAGCTCGGCATAATGAACAACGGCCAAGTATACGCGGTGTTCGATTACGAGGCACAGCACAGCGATGAACTGACGTTAAAAAACGGTGATTCTTTGGTTGTGCTTCGAAAGGGGGACGACAACGAGAGGGAGTGGTGGTGGAGCAAACTGGGACACAAAGAAGGCTACGTACCTCGGAATCTACTTGGC TTGTATCCAAGGGTGCAACCGGCTAAAGTGGACTGA
- the LOC114877330 gene encoding probable serine/threonine-protein kinase yakA isoform X3, translating into MRDGSGNVAEVLPVGGGGAVLVLSELESMAARQQREIAQQRRLLEQREARLAVLRGAQEPAQQEQLARLRHRLDQQQSKLNRLRLLRSQTDQSRANNATLTSDLDCIRALFNEKEKELSLAVAKVEELTRQLEELRGRQNAAGTGSGGGGGGGVGGGGVGGGGSGHLSTPASAELEKLRRELMYRNKMNEQQNQVVSQQRLALAQRQAEMASIDARIAQLQGRLQRKRALNQRLSQQLGSGNRTNANTAFADSKLDFNAGGKSRPAGNIAAIEPYSHIPNDNDFNLNKNDPKYQTLPYNTKFTVNFKTAEDDVNKNKIQHSASASQLGQRAAFQQFGHQIAHSQSQSHIQGQSQLLGTNQQHNQNIGNQPVNMQQTCNNNNNNNNNNNNNNNNNANNNLISSPHNFSPDGLSQNIRIHHQQQQQTQQQHGNVQQKQHNVGSSTSNLGTTVSITQTQNHRNLQTHQKPVSSVAPSFSVKSQIYQTSSTKIHPVMPQTLSLIGRGHTNAQNFASLSNQNANQQQSNQSVPSNQTSNQEQQTYASRHNYPGIQQHSTQANTHVSSSVVYQSQNSPNPPNNPTIHTSSGGSSFGNSVQRYNQTQPLTSPVSNNEQTDKMKFEQGKCQDKFEHALPAKHEQQRYESNPVFKYDPHQMKYEHPKYDQHGKYEQANQPAKLYEQSNKHEQTGNQTNKYDNGKIEQTKHEQIHGVKYDPNQNTQQYGKHDQHEVRPSVKYDHNAPFKLDPSNKYETAGQQFKQEPVKFDNSQSKYEQGPTTKHEHNGKFDIPTKASDKTFEFDRLKNENERKSLNEIRGEDKTKPALPPKPSKPNPPPRLTHHEKVDAADGIGDGKNNMGISPRTEKEEEVPPIPTSEPPESPTETQFANHQIIKARPLTLKKAPISEQPKLRYAKSNVHVSINRRIEMPPAFLFPETEIPADLMQTEQQQQQQTQQQPQIIDTTDNCKKLINEDVISNEKLEEADIIDALNVINIEDKAKKDSERRTTELEVDGKSNEVMRRKKGNLKSSTGKANLSRRVSFDPLALLLDASLEGELELVKKTAKEVANPSSANDEGITALHNAICAGHLEIVMFLVEFGCDVNAQDSDGWTPLHCAASCNNLSMVRFLVEHGACIFATTLSDHETAAEKCEEDEEGFDGCSEYLYSVQEKLGIMNNGQVYAVFDYEAQHSDELTLKNGDSLVVLRKGDDNEREWWWSKLGHKEGYVPRNLLGLYPRVQPAKVD; encoded by the exons TTACCAGTGGGCGGGGGTGGTGCTGTGCTGGTGCTCAGCGAGCTTGAAAGCATGGCGGCCAGGCAGCAGCGGGAAATAGCCCAGCAAAGGAGGCTGCTGGAGCAGAGAGAGGCCCGTCTGGCCGTGCTTCGAGGCGCACAG GAGCCAGCACAGCAGGAACAACTCGCCAGATTGAGGCACAGGCTGGACCAACAACAAAGCAAACTGAATCGGTTGCGATTGCTTAGATCGCAGACCGATCAGTCGCGTGCCAACAACGCCACTTTGA CCTCGGACCTGGACTGCATTAGGGCGTTGTTcaatgaaaaggaaaaggagcTTTCTCTGGCTGTGGCGAAGGTGGAAGAGCTGACGCGACAACTggaggagctacgaggccgacAGAACGCTGCCGGGACCGGAAGCGGAGGCGGAGGTGGCGGAGGTGTCGGTGGAGGAGGCGTTGGCGGTGGCGGCAGTGGACACTTGTCGACACCCGCCAGCGCCGAGCTGGAAAAGCTTAGAAGAGAGCTTATG TATCGTAACAAGATGAACGAGCAGCAGAACCAAGTGGTGTCCCAGCAACGATTGGCCTTGGCGCAGCGACAAGCGGAAATGGCGTCGATCGACGCGAGGATAGCTCAGCTTCAGGGTCGTCTACAGCGCAAGAGAGCGTTAAACCAACGGCTCAGCCAACAATTAGGATCCGGGAATCGTACCAACGCGAACACCGCCTTCGCAGACTCCAAGTTGGACTTCAACGCCGGAGGGAAGTCCAGACCTGCTGGTAACATAGCGGCCATCGAACCCTACTCTCATATACCGAACGACAACGATTTCAATCTGAACAAGAATGACCCAAAGTATCAGACGTTGCCGTACAACACGAAATTTACGGTCAATTTCAAAACTGCCGAGGATGACGTTAATAAGAACAAGATTCAACATTCAGCCAGCGCTTCACAATTGGGTCAAAGGGCAGCCTTCCAACAGTTTGGTCATCAGATCGCTCATAGCCAGTCTCAGTCGCATATTCAAG GTCAGTCTCAATTACTAGGGACAAACCAGCAGCACAACCAAAACATCGGAAACCAACCGGTGAACATGCAGCAGACttgcaataacaataacaacaacaacaacaataacaataataataataacaacaatgCGAACAACAATCTGATCAGCTCGCCTCATAACTTTAGCCCGGATGGACTGTCGCAGAATATCCGGATTCACCatcagcaacaacagcaaacACAACAGCAACACGGAAACGTACAACAAAAGCAGCACAACGTAGGCTCGTCGACGTCGAATCTCGGTACAACAGTGTCCATCACGCAAACTCAGAACCATAGAAACCTTCAAACTCATCAGAAACCGGTGTCCAGCGTGGCTCCAAGTTTCTCCGTCAAGTCTCAGATCTATCAGACCTCATCCACCAAGATTCATCCAGTCATGCCTCAAACGTTAAGTCTGATAGGTCGTGGACACACAAACGCGCAAAATTTCGCCAGTCTGAGCAATCAGAATGCTAATCAGCAACAGTCTAACCAATCGGTTCCAAGCAATCAGACGTCGAACCAGGAACAGCAAACCTACGCCTCCAGACACAATTATCCTGGCATCCAACAGCACTCCACCCAAGCGAACACCCACGTATCTTCCTCGGTAGTCTATCAGTCTCAAAATTCACCTAATCCACCTAACAATCCAACGATTCACACCTCATCCGGTGGAAGTAGCTTCGGTAACTCGGTCCAGAGGTATAACCAAACGCAACCCTTAACAAGTCCTGTGTCTAATAACGAACAGACCGACAAGATGAAGTTCGAGCAAGGAAAATGTCAGGATAAGTTCGAACACGCGTTGCCAGCTAAACACGAACAGCAGAGGTACGAGTCTAACCCGGTGTTCAAGTACGACCCCCATCAGATGAAGTACGAGCATCCAAAGTACGATCAACACGGGAAGTACGAGCAGGCTAATCAACCGGCGAAACTTTACGAGCAATCTAACAAGCACGAACAGACTGGTAATCAGACGAACAAATACGACAACGGGAAGATCGAGCAAACGAAGCACGAGCAAATTCACGGGGTTAAGTACGATCCCAATCAGAATACTCAACAGTACGGTAAACACGATCAGCACGAAGTGAGGCCTTCTGTAAAATACGATCACAACGCACCGTTTAAACTTGATCCATCGAATAAGTACGAGACTGCAGGGCAACAGTTCAAGCAGGAACCGGTAAAGTTCGATAATAGTCAAAGCAAGTACGAACAGGGCCCTACCACGAAGCACGAGCACAACGGGAAGTTTGATATTCCGACAAAGGCGTCCGATAAAACGTTCGAGTTCGATAGGCTGAAGAACGAGAACGAAAGGAAGAGTCTGAACGAGATAAGAGGAGAGGATAAGACGAAACCTGCGCTACCTCCCAAACCGAGCAAACCTAATCCTCCGCCGAGACTGACCCATCATGAAAAAGTGGACGCTGCGGATGGAATTGGAGATGGCAAGAATAACATGGGGATCAGTCCTAG GAcagagaaggaagaagaagtaCCACCGATACCCACCTCGGAACCACCTGAATCGCCCACGGAGACTCAATTCGCGAACCATCAAATCATCAAGGCTAGACCTCTGACCCTGAAGAAGGCCCCGATCTCCGAGCAACCAAAGCTGCGTTACGCCAAGTCGAATGTCCATGTGTCGATAAACCGACGGATTGAGATGCCACCGGCGTTCCTCTTCCCCGAGACCGAAATTCCAGCTGACCTGATGCAAACGgagcaacaacagcaacaacagaCCCAACAGCAACCACAGATCATCGACACGACGGACAATTGTAAGAAGCTGATCAACGAGGATGTTATCAGTAACGAGAAGCTCGAAGAGGCAGACATCATCGACGCGTTGAACGTCATCAACATCGAGGACAAGGCAAAGAAGGATTCCGAGAGACGAACAACGGAACTGGAAGTAGACGGAAAGAGCAACGAGGTGATGAGGAGGAAGAAAGGGAATCTAAAGTCCAGTACAGGAAAAGCAAATCTTTCGAGGAGGGTGTCCTTCGATCCTCTGGCTCTTTTGTTGGACGCCAGCCTCGAAGGAGAGCTGGAACTGGTGAAGAAAACCGCTAAAGAGGTGGCGAATCCTAGTTCAGCGAACGACGAAGGCATCACGGCGCTTCATAATGCTATTTGCGCCGGTCATCTGGAGATTGTTATGTTTCTCGTTGAATTCGGGTGCGACGTGAACGCCCAGGACAGCGATGGCTG GACCCCGTTGCACTGTGCCGCGAGTTGTAACAATCTGTCGATGGTGAGGTTCCTGGTGGAGCATGGAGCTTGTATATTCGCCACCACTCTCTCAGATCACGAAACAGCCGCAGAGAAGTGCGAAGAAGACGAGGAGGGCTTCGATGGCTGCTCAGAATACTTGTACA GTGTTCAAGAGAAGCTCGGCATAATGAACAACGGCCAAGTATACGCGGTGTTCGATTACGAGGCACAGCACAGCGATGAACTGACGTTAAAAAACGGTGATTCTTTGGTTGTGCTTCGAAAGGGGGACGACAACGAGAGGGAGTGGTGGTGGAGCAAACTGGGACACAAAGAAGGCTACGTACCTCGGAATCTACTTGGC TTGTATCCAAGGGTGCAACCGGCTAAAGTGGACTGA
- the LOC114877330 gene encoding probable serine/threonine-protein kinase yakA isoform X2: MLACVYPAENFKLKAVTVKLRHGRSKRKAKLLSVKERLADNKEVECNETSKLENELPVGGGGAVLVLSELESMAARQQREIAQQRRLLEQREARLAVLRGAQEPAQQEQLARLRHRLDQQQSKLNRLRLLRSQTDQSRANNATLTSDLDCIRALFNEKEKELSLAVAKVEELTRQLEELRGRQNAAGTGSGGGGGGGVGGGGVGGGGSGHLSTPASAELEKLRRELMYRNKMNEQQNQVVSQQRLALAQRQAEMASIDARIAQLQGRLQRKRALNQRLSQQLGSGNRTNANTAFADSKLDFNAGGKSRPAGNIAAIEPYSHIPNDNDFNLNKNDPKYQTLPYNTKFTVNFKTAEDDVNKNKIQHSASASQLGQRAAFQQFGHQIAHSQSQSHIQGQSQLLGTNQQHNQNIGNQPVNMQQTCNNNNNNNNNNNNNNNNNANNNLISSPHNFSPDGLSQNIRIHHQQQQQTQQQHGNVQQKQHNVGSSTSNLGTTVSITQTQNHRNLQTHQKPVSSVAPSFSVKSQIYQTSSTKIHPVMPQTLSLIGRGHTNAQNFASLSNQNANQQQSNQSVPSNQTSNQEQQTYASRHNYPGIQQHSTQANTHVSSSVVYQSQNSPNPPNNPTIHTSSGGSSFGNSVQRYNQTQPLTSPVSNNEQTDKMKFEQGKCQDKFEHALPAKHEQQRYESNPVFKYDPHQMKYEHPKYDQHGKYEQANQPAKLYEQSNKHEQTGNQTNKYDNGKIEQTKHEQIHGVKYDPNQNTQQYGKHDQHEVRPSVKYDHNAPFKLDPSNKYETAGQQFKQEPVKFDNSQSKYEQGPTTKHEHNGKFDIPTKASDKTFEFDRLKNENERKSLNEIRGEDKTKPALPPKPSKPNPPPRLTHHEKVDAADGIGDGKNNMGISPRTEKEEEVPPIPTSEPPESPTETQFANHQIIKARPLTLKKAPISEQPKLRYAKSNVHVSINRRIEMPPAFLFPETEIPADLMQTEQQQQQQTQQQPQIIDTTDNCKKLINEDVISNEKLEEADIIDALNVINIEDKAKKDSERRTTELEVDGKSNEVMRRKKGNLKSSTGKANLSRRVSFDPLALLLDASLEGELELVKKTAKEVANPSSANDEGITALHNAICAGHLEIVMFLVEFGCDVNAQDSDGWTPLHCAASCNNLSMVRFLVEHGACIFATTLSDHETAAEKCEEDEEGFDGCSEYLYSVQEKLGIMNNGQVYAVFDYEAQHSDELTLKNGDSLVVLRKGDDNEREWWWSKLGHKEGYVPRNLLGLYPRVQPAKVD, from the exons TTACCAGTGGGCGGGGGTGGTGCTGTGCTGGTGCTCAGCGAGCTTGAAAGCATGGCGGCCAGGCAGCAGCGGGAAATAGCCCAGCAAAGGAGGCTGCTGGAGCAGAGAGAGGCCCGTCTGGCCGTGCTTCGAGGCGCACAG GAGCCAGCACAGCAGGAACAACTCGCCAGATTGAGGCACAGGCTGGACCAACAACAAAGCAAACTGAATCGGTTGCGATTGCTTAGATCGCAGACCGATCAGTCGCGTGCCAACAACGCCACTTTGA CCTCGGACCTGGACTGCATTAGGGCGTTGTTcaatgaaaaggaaaaggagcTTTCTCTGGCTGTGGCGAAGGTGGAAGAGCTGACGCGACAACTggaggagctacgaggccgacAGAACGCTGCCGGGACCGGAAGCGGAGGCGGAGGTGGCGGAGGTGTCGGTGGAGGAGGCGTTGGCGGTGGCGGCAGTGGACACTTGTCGACACCCGCCAGCGCCGAGCTGGAAAAGCTTAGAAGAGAGCTTATG TATCGTAACAAGATGAACGAGCAGCAGAACCAAGTGGTGTCCCAGCAACGATTGGCCTTGGCGCAGCGACAAGCGGAAATGGCGTCGATCGACGCGAGGATAGCTCAGCTTCAGGGTCGTCTACAGCGCAAGAGAGCGTTAAACCAACGGCTCAGCCAACAATTAGGATCCGGGAATCGTACCAACGCGAACACCGCCTTCGCAGACTCCAAGTTGGACTTCAACGCCGGAGGGAAGTCCAGACCTGCTGGTAACATAGCGGCCATCGAACCCTACTCTCATATACCGAACGACAACGATTTCAATCTGAACAAGAATGACCCAAAGTATCAGACGTTGCCGTACAACACGAAATTTACGGTCAATTTCAAAACTGCCGAGGATGACGTTAATAAGAACAAGATTCAACATTCAGCCAGCGCTTCACAATTGGGTCAAAGGGCAGCCTTCCAACAGTTTGGTCATCAGATCGCTCATAGCCAGTCTCAGTCGCATATTCAAG GTCAGTCTCAATTACTAGGGACAAACCAGCAGCACAACCAAAACATCGGAAACCAACCGGTGAACATGCAGCAGACttgcaataacaataacaacaacaacaacaataacaataataataataacaacaatgCGAACAACAATCTGATCAGCTCGCCTCATAACTTTAGCCCGGATGGACTGTCGCAGAATATCCGGATTCACCatcagcaacaacagcaaacACAACAGCAACACGGAAACGTACAACAAAAGCAGCACAACGTAGGCTCGTCGACGTCGAATCTCGGTACAACAGTGTCCATCACGCAAACTCAGAACCATAGAAACCTTCAAACTCATCAGAAACCGGTGTCCAGCGTGGCTCCAAGTTTCTCCGTCAAGTCTCAGATCTATCAGACCTCATCCACCAAGATTCATCCAGTCATGCCTCAAACGTTAAGTCTGATAGGTCGTGGACACACAAACGCGCAAAATTTCGCCAGTCTGAGCAATCAGAATGCTAATCAGCAACAGTCTAACCAATCGGTTCCAAGCAATCAGACGTCGAACCAGGAACAGCAAACCTACGCCTCCAGACACAATTATCCTGGCATCCAACAGCACTCCACCCAAGCGAACACCCACGTATCTTCCTCGGTAGTCTATCAGTCTCAAAATTCACCTAATCCACCTAACAATCCAACGATTCACACCTCATCCGGTGGAAGTAGCTTCGGTAACTCGGTCCAGAGGTATAACCAAACGCAACCCTTAACAAGTCCTGTGTCTAATAACGAACAGACCGACAAGATGAAGTTCGAGCAAGGAAAATGTCAGGATAAGTTCGAACACGCGTTGCCAGCTAAACACGAACAGCAGAGGTACGAGTCTAACCCGGTGTTCAAGTACGACCCCCATCAGATGAAGTACGAGCATCCAAAGTACGATCAACACGGGAAGTACGAGCAGGCTAATCAACCGGCGAAACTTTACGAGCAATCTAACAAGCACGAACAGACTGGTAATCAGACGAACAAATACGACAACGGGAAGATCGAGCAAACGAAGCACGAGCAAATTCACGGGGTTAAGTACGATCCCAATCAGAATACTCAACAGTACGGTAAACACGATCAGCACGAAGTGAGGCCTTCTGTAAAATACGATCACAACGCACCGTTTAAACTTGATCCATCGAATAAGTACGAGACTGCAGGGCAACAGTTCAAGCAGGAACCGGTAAAGTTCGATAATAGTCAAAGCAAGTACGAACAGGGCCCTACCACGAAGCACGAGCACAACGGGAAGTTTGATATTCCGACAAAGGCGTCCGATAAAACGTTCGAGTTCGATAGGCTGAAGAACGAGAACGAAAGGAAGAGTCTGAACGAGATAAGAGGAGAGGATAAGACGAAACCTGCGCTACCTCCCAAACCGAGCAAACCTAATCCTCCGCCGAGACTGACCCATCATGAAAAAGTGGACGCTGCGGATGGAATTGGAGATGGCAAGAATAACATGGGGATCAGTCCTAG GAcagagaaggaagaagaagtaCCACCGATACCCACCTCGGAACCACCTGAATCGCCCACGGAGACTCAATTCGCGAACCATCAAATCATCAAGGCTAGACCTCTGACCCTGAAGAAGGCCCCGATCTCCGAGCAACCAAAGCTGCGTTACGCCAAGTCGAATGTCCATGTGTCGATAAACCGACGGATTGAGATGCCACCGGCGTTCCTCTTCCCCGAGACCGAAATTCCAGCTGACCTGATGCAAACGgagcaacaacagcaacaacagaCCCAACAGCAACCACAGATCATCGACACGACGGACAATTGTAAGAAGCTGATCAACGAGGATGTTATCAGTAACGAGAAGCTCGAAGAGGCAGACATCATCGACGCGTTGAACGTCATCAACATCGAGGACAAGGCAAAGAAGGATTCCGAGAGACGAACAACGGAACTGGAAGTAGACGGAAAGAGCAACGAGGTGATGAGGAGGAAGAAAGGGAATCTAAAGTCCAGTACAGGAAAAGCAAATCTTTCGAGGAGGGTGTCCTTCGATCCTCTGGCTCTTTTGTTGGACGCCAGCCTCGAAGGAGAGCTGGAACTGGTGAAGAAAACCGCTAAAGAGGTGGCGAATCCTAGTTCAGCGAACGACGAAGGCATCACGGCGCTTCATAATGCTATTTGCGCCGGTCATCTGGAGATTGTTATGTTTCTCGTTGAATTCGGGTGCGACGTGAACGCCCAGGACAGCGATGGCTG GACCCCGTTGCACTGTGCCGCGAGTTGTAACAATCTGTCGATGGTGAGGTTCCTGGTGGAGCATGGAGCTTGTATATTCGCCACCACTCTCTCAGATCACGAAACAGCCGCAGAGAAGTGCGAAGAAGACGAGGAGGGCTTCGATGGCTGCTCAGAATACTTGTACA GTGTTCAAGAGAAGCTCGGCATAATGAACAACGGCCAAGTATACGCGGTGTTCGATTACGAGGCACAGCACAGCGATGAACTGACGTTAAAAAACGGTGATTCTTTGGTTGTGCTTCGAAAGGGGGACGACAACGAGAGGGAGTGGTGGTGGAGCAAACTGGGACACAAAGAAGGCTACGTACCTCGGAATCTACTTGGC TTGTATCCAAGGGTGCAACCGGCTAAAGTGGACTGA